In Salarias fasciatus chromosome 2, fSalaFa1.1, whole genome shotgun sequence, one genomic interval encodes:
- the LOC115398911 gene encoding soluble guanylate cyclase 88E-like isoform X1 produces MYGLLCESLHDFIKESYGDDVWKLVRERADVRLHSFVTHQVYSESVIPRIAKAASGVTGTPYNELMNSWGVYFLGFVGKYGYDRILKVLGRHVRDFVNGLDNLHEYLRFSYPKVQPPTFFCQEESATGVTLHYRSKRKGYLHYAMGQLRQMGKQFYDTDIHVEVLSEQMVGDYSHVTMRLNFDNSAYRYIMKEDEEEQEILPITSDFFFEVFPFNIVFRQDMVVHNVGSGLATVFPDLDGKKINDAFLLARPLVEFTWNMIISHPNNLFEIMSKEPVKRERNLHNRVQNSDYENANRSADVDVELMAFQSIIGDDYKDGNSANAMESWGDGSRCLKLKGQMRYMPEWESIIFLGTPVMESLSAMFKTGLYINDLSMHDSSRDLVLAGTQQSEELKRALIQEQKKSSKLEESMKMLDYEMKKTDDLLYRMIPKPVAKRLRKGEPAVNTCEVFPDVTILFSDVVGFTRICSHITPMQVVSMLNTMYTLFDTLSEKHRVFKVETIGDAYMVVAGAPEKTKYHAHNICDMALDMVRSIDHLKDPSNGNNIQIRVGIHSGMVVAGVVGHKMPRYGLHGDTVHTASAMESNGKEMHIQLSSATYEHLKGSHFIFERRGIITIKGNVEIETYWLKGKRDKDGNAQAACPQFETQTISKAISKATISGPEATGDEEGLVFPLVAGEDEDDVKSIRSHRIKMEISGHSLEESMEECRVEEMSVHKSHFKDALPDDLQDDDLDLDSPESDGRDSLMESRDSSCDSRGSKSAMCSVS; encoded by the exons ATGTACGGGCTGCTGTGCGAGAGTCTTCATGACTTTATCAAGGAGTCGTACGGGGATGACGTGTGGAAGCTggtcagagagagagcagatgtcaGGTTACACTCTTTTGTCACCCACCAG GTATATAGTGAGAGCGTGATACCCCGCATTGCGAAAGCAGCCAGCGGAGTGACAGGCACACCCTACAACGAGCTGATGAACTCCTGGGGTGTGTACTTCCTGGGCTTTGTCGGGAAGTACGGCTATGACAGGATCCTCAAG GTTCTGGGCAGACATGTGCGTGACTTTGTCAACGGCCTCGACAACCTCCACGAATACCTGCGCTTCAGCTACCCCAAGGTGCAGCCCCCCACCTTCTTCTGCCAGGAGGAGTCCGCCACCGGAGTCACCCTCCACTAcag GAGCAAGCGTAAGGGTTACCTGCACTACGCCATGGGTCAGCTGAGGCAGATGGGGAAGCAGTTCTACGACACTGACATCCATGTGGAGGTGCTCTCTGAGCAGATGGTCGGAGACTACTCCCATGTCACTATGag ACTGAACTTTGACAACTCAGCGTACCGCTACATCATGAAAGAGGACGAGGAAGAGCAAGAGATTTTGCCAATTACCTCTGACTTCTTCTTTGAGGTTTTCCCCTTCAACATTGTCTTCAGACAG GACATGGTGGTGCACAATGTGGGCTCAGGCCTGGCTACAGTCTTCCCTGATCTGGATGGAAAGAAGATCAATGACGCCTTCCTGCTGGctcgccccctggtggagtTCACCTGGAACATG ATTATCTCCCATCCCAACAACCTATTTGAGATCATGTCCAaggagccagtgaagagagaAAGGAACCTCCACAACCGAGTCCAGA attcTGACTATGAAAACGCCAACCGCTCTGCTGATGTGGACGTGGAGCTCATGGCTTTCCAGTCCATCATTGGAGATGATTACAAAG ATGGTAACAGCGCTAATGCAATGGAGAGCTGGGGCGACGGGAGCCGCTGCCTCAAACTGAAAGGACAAATGAGATACATGCCAGAGTGGGAGTCCATCATCTTTCTGGGAACCCCTGT GATGGAGAGTCTGAGCGCTATGTTTAAGACCGGCTTGTACATCAATGACCTGAGCATGCACGACTCCAGCAGAGACCTGGTGCTGGCAGGCACTCAGCagtcagaggagctgaagagagcACTCATACAG GAGCAAAAGAAGTCCAGTAAACTGGAAGAGAGCATGAAGATGTTGGACTATGAGATGAAGAAGACTGACGACCTTCTATACAGGATGATTCCAAAGCCAGTGGCTAAACGGCTGCGTAAAGGGGAACCTGCTGTAAACACCTGCGag GTGTTCCCAGATGTGACCATTCTCTTCAGCGATGTGGTGGGTTTCACTCGCATCTGCAGCCACATCACTCCCATGCAGGTGGTGTCCATGCTCAACACCATGTACACGCTGTTTGACACACTCAGTGAGAAGCACCGCGTCTTCAAG GTCGAGACCATTGGGGACGCCTACATGGTGGTAGCTGGTGCTCCAGAGAAGACTAAGTATCACGCGCACAACATTTGCGACATGGCGTTAGACATGGTGCGCTCCATCGATCACCTCAAAGACCCCTCCAACGGCAACAACATACAGATCCGCGTCG GAATACACTCTGGGATGGTCGTGGCGGGCGTGGTCGGACATAAGATGCCACGCTACGGTCTGCACGGAGACACAGTCCACACTGCGTCTGCAATGGAGAGCAATGGAAAG GAGATGCACATTCAGCTCAGCAGCGCCACCTATGAGCACCTGAAAGGAAGCCACTTCATTTTCGAGAGGAGGGGAATCATCACCATCAAG GGCAATGTTGAAATCGAGACCTATTGGCTGAAAGGAAAAAGGGACAAGGATGGCAACGCTCAGGCAGCCTGTCCTCAGTTTGAGACTCAGACCATCAGTAAAGCCATCAGCAAGGCCACCATCTCGGGCCCTGAAGCCACGGGGGACGAGGAGGGACTG GTTTTCCCTCTGGTGGCCggcgaggatgaggatgatgtgaAATCTATTCGTTCCCATCGTATCAAGATGGAGATTTCGGGCCACTCTCTGGAGGAATCGATGGAGGAGTGCCGTGTGGAGGAGATGTCTGTTCACAAG TCCCACTTCAAGGACGCCTTGCCAGATGATCTACAGGACGacgacctggacctggactcacCTGAGTCCGACGGCAGAGACTCGCTCATGGAGTCCCGGGACAGCTCCTGTGACTCCCGCGGATCCAAAAGCGCCATGTGTTCCGTATCTTGA
- the LOC115398911 gene encoding soluble guanylate cyclase 88E-like isoform X2, producing MYGLLCESLHDFIKESYGDDVWKLVRERADVRLHSFVTHQVYSESVIPRIAKAASGVTGTPYNELMNSWGVYFLGFVGKYGYDRILKVLGRHVRDFVNGLDNLHEYLRFSYPKVQPPTFFCQEESATGVTLHYRSKRKGYLHYAMGQLRQMGKQFYDTDIHVEVLSEQMVGDYSHVTMRLNFDNSAYRYIMKEDEEEQEILPITSDFFFEVFPFNIVFRQDMVVHNVGSGLATVFPDLDGKKINDAFLLARPLVEFTWNMIISHPNNLFEIMSKEPVKRERNLHNRVQNSDYENANRSADVDVELMAFQSIIGDDYKDGNSANAMESWGDGSRCLKLKGQMRYMPEWESIIFLGTPVMESLSAMFKTGLYINDLSMHDSSRDLVLAGTQQSEELKRALIQEQKKSSKLEESMKMLDYEMKKTDDLLYRMIPKPVAKRLRKGEPAVNTCEVFPDVTILFSDVVGFTRICSHITPMQVVSMLNTMYTLFDTLSEKHRVFKVETIGDAYMVVAGAPEKTKYHAHNICDMALDMVRSIDHLKDPSNGNNIQIRVGIHSGMVVAGVVGHKMPRYGLHGDTVHTASAMESNGKEMHIQLSSATYEHLKGSHFIFERRGIITIKGNVEIETYWLKGKRDKDGNAQAACPQFETQTISKAISKATISGPEATGDEEGLVAGEDEDDVKSIRSHRIKMEISGHSLEESMEECRVEEMSVHKSHFKDALPDDLQDDDLDLDSPESDGRDSLMESRDSSCDSRGSKSAMCSVS from the exons ATGTACGGGCTGCTGTGCGAGAGTCTTCATGACTTTATCAAGGAGTCGTACGGGGATGACGTGTGGAAGCTggtcagagagagagcagatgtcaGGTTACACTCTTTTGTCACCCACCAG GTATATAGTGAGAGCGTGATACCCCGCATTGCGAAAGCAGCCAGCGGAGTGACAGGCACACCCTACAACGAGCTGATGAACTCCTGGGGTGTGTACTTCCTGGGCTTTGTCGGGAAGTACGGCTATGACAGGATCCTCAAG GTTCTGGGCAGACATGTGCGTGACTTTGTCAACGGCCTCGACAACCTCCACGAATACCTGCGCTTCAGCTACCCCAAGGTGCAGCCCCCCACCTTCTTCTGCCAGGAGGAGTCCGCCACCGGAGTCACCCTCCACTAcag GAGCAAGCGTAAGGGTTACCTGCACTACGCCATGGGTCAGCTGAGGCAGATGGGGAAGCAGTTCTACGACACTGACATCCATGTGGAGGTGCTCTCTGAGCAGATGGTCGGAGACTACTCCCATGTCACTATGag ACTGAACTTTGACAACTCAGCGTACCGCTACATCATGAAAGAGGACGAGGAAGAGCAAGAGATTTTGCCAATTACCTCTGACTTCTTCTTTGAGGTTTTCCCCTTCAACATTGTCTTCAGACAG GACATGGTGGTGCACAATGTGGGCTCAGGCCTGGCTACAGTCTTCCCTGATCTGGATGGAAAGAAGATCAATGACGCCTTCCTGCTGGctcgccccctggtggagtTCACCTGGAACATG ATTATCTCCCATCCCAACAACCTATTTGAGATCATGTCCAaggagccagtgaagagagaAAGGAACCTCCACAACCGAGTCCAGA attcTGACTATGAAAACGCCAACCGCTCTGCTGATGTGGACGTGGAGCTCATGGCTTTCCAGTCCATCATTGGAGATGATTACAAAG ATGGTAACAGCGCTAATGCAATGGAGAGCTGGGGCGACGGGAGCCGCTGCCTCAAACTGAAAGGACAAATGAGATACATGCCAGAGTGGGAGTCCATCATCTTTCTGGGAACCCCTGT GATGGAGAGTCTGAGCGCTATGTTTAAGACCGGCTTGTACATCAATGACCTGAGCATGCACGACTCCAGCAGAGACCTGGTGCTGGCAGGCACTCAGCagtcagaggagctgaagagagcACTCATACAG GAGCAAAAGAAGTCCAGTAAACTGGAAGAGAGCATGAAGATGTTGGACTATGAGATGAAGAAGACTGACGACCTTCTATACAGGATGATTCCAAAGCCAGTGGCTAAACGGCTGCGTAAAGGGGAACCTGCTGTAAACACCTGCGag GTGTTCCCAGATGTGACCATTCTCTTCAGCGATGTGGTGGGTTTCACTCGCATCTGCAGCCACATCACTCCCATGCAGGTGGTGTCCATGCTCAACACCATGTACACGCTGTTTGACACACTCAGTGAGAAGCACCGCGTCTTCAAG GTCGAGACCATTGGGGACGCCTACATGGTGGTAGCTGGTGCTCCAGAGAAGACTAAGTATCACGCGCACAACATTTGCGACATGGCGTTAGACATGGTGCGCTCCATCGATCACCTCAAAGACCCCTCCAACGGCAACAACATACAGATCCGCGTCG GAATACACTCTGGGATGGTCGTGGCGGGCGTGGTCGGACATAAGATGCCACGCTACGGTCTGCACGGAGACACAGTCCACACTGCGTCTGCAATGGAGAGCAATGGAAAG GAGATGCACATTCAGCTCAGCAGCGCCACCTATGAGCACCTGAAAGGAAGCCACTTCATTTTCGAGAGGAGGGGAATCATCACCATCAAG GGCAATGTTGAAATCGAGACCTATTGGCTGAAAGGAAAAAGGGACAAGGATGGCAACGCTCAGGCAGCCTGTCCTCAGTTTGAGACTCAGACCATCAGTAAAGCCATCAGCAAGGCCACCATCTCGGGCCCTGAAGCCACGGGGGACGAGGAGGGACTG GTGGCCggcgaggatgaggatgatgtgaAATCTATTCGTTCCCATCGTATCAAGATGGAGATTTCGGGCCACTCTCTGGAGGAATCGATGGAGGAGTGCCGTGTGGAGGAGATGTCTGTTCACAAG TCCCACTTCAAGGACGCCTTGCCAGATGATCTACAGGACGacgacctggacctggactcacCTGAGTCCGACGGCAGAGACTCGCTCATGGAGTCCCGGGACAGCTCCTGTGACTCCCGCGGATCCAAAAGCGCCATGTGTTCCGTATCTTGA
- the LOC115398934 gene encoding myozenin-2-like isoform X1 yields MQSGLGDLTKQRMMQARALSREARGGLNLGKKISVPRDVMMEELTLPSNRGSRMFQERQRRAEKFTLENVTSDAYNNYNVQCEAIPPPQIIPEPQGGKENQAFAVPGKHSLVVNLQKTVAKKGSPDVLAPGYTGPLKKIPPEKFNTTVIPKSYCSPWREALGNNEELLVSISAQLPQLPPRLQPANYRCFNRSAMPFGGAMASKRVIPVINFEAVEPQNLPGVVLERMCHRPNFNRAPRGWGMDYNPESNEL; encoded by the exons ATGCAGTCAGGCCTGGGAGATCTGACCAAGCAGAGGATGATGCAGGCCAGAGCTCTGTCCCGAGAGGCCAGAGGAG GTCTGAACCTGGGGAAGAAGATAAGCGTCCCAAGAGATGTGATGATGGAGGAGCTCACTCTTCCATCAAATCGGGGCTCTCGGATGTTtcaggagagacagaggagggcgGAGAAGTTCACGCTGGAGAACGTCACCAGCGATGCCTATAACAACTATAAC GTTCAATGCGAGGCCATTCCTCCCCCACAGATCATCCCAGAGCCACAGGGAGGGAAGGAAAACCAGGCTTTTGCAGTCCCTGGTAAGCATAGCCTGGTCGTGAACCTTCAGAAGACTGTAGCAAAGAAGGGCAGCCCCGATGTCCTGGCTCCAG GCTACACTGGCCCTTTGAAGAAGATTCCTCCGGAGAAATTCAACACAACCGTAATCCCCAAATCCTACTGTTCTCCATGGAGGGAAGCTTTGGGAAACAATGAGGAGCTCCTGGTTTCCATCAGTGCCCAGCTGCCCCAGCTCCCACCACGGCTACAGCCTGCCAACTACAGGTGCTTTAACAG GTCCGCGATGCCGTTCGGAGGAGCTATGGCGAGCAAACGGGTGATCCCGGTGATCAACTTCGAGGCCGTGGAGCCCCAGAACCTCCCTGGTGTCGTACTGGAGCGCATGTGTCACCGACCCAACTTCAACAGAGCGCCCAGGGGATGGGGAATGGATTACAACCCAGAATCTAACGAACTATGA
- the LOC115398934 gene encoding myozenin-2-like isoform X2 — protein sequence MQSGLGDLTKQRMMQARALSREARGGLNLGKKISVPRDVMMEELTLPSNRGSRMFQERQRRAEKFTLENVTSDAYNNYNVQCEAIPPPQIIPEPQGGKENQAFAVPGYTGPLKKIPPEKFNTTVIPKSYCSPWREALGNNEELLVSISAQLPQLPPRLQPANYRCFNRSAMPFGGAMASKRVIPVINFEAVEPQNLPGVVLERMCHRPNFNRAPRGWGMDYNPESNEL from the exons ATGCAGTCAGGCCTGGGAGATCTGACCAAGCAGAGGATGATGCAGGCCAGAGCTCTGTCCCGAGAGGCCAGAGGAG GTCTGAACCTGGGGAAGAAGATAAGCGTCCCAAGAGATGTGATGATGGAGGAGCTCACTCTTCCATCAAATCGGGGCTCTCGGATGTTtcaggagagacagaggagggcgGAGAAGTTCACGCTGGAGAACGTCACCAGCGATGCCTATAACAACTATAAC GTTCAATGCGAGGCCATTCCTCCCCCACAGATCATCCCAGAGCCACAGGGAGGGAAGGAAAACCAGGCTTTTGCAGTCCCTG GCTACACTGGCCCTTTGAAGAAGATTCCTCCGGAGAAATTCAACACAACCGTAATCCCCAAATCCTACTGTTCTCCATGGAGGGAAGCTTTGGGAAACAATGAGGAGCTCCTGGTTTCCATCAGTGCCCAGCTGCCCCAGCTCCCACCACGGCTACAGCCTGCCAACTACAGGTGCTTTAACAG GTCCGCGATGCCGTTCGGAGGAGCTATGGCGAGCAAACGGGTGATCCCGGTGATCAACTTCGAGGCCGTGGAGCCCCAGAACCTCCCTGGTGTCGTACTGGAGCGCATGTGTCACCGACCCAACTTCAACAGAGCGCCCAGGGGATGGGGAATGGATTACAACCCAGAATCTAACGAACTATGA
- the rbm22 gene encoding pre-mRNA-splicing factor RBM22, which yields MATSLGSNTYNRQNWEDADFPILCQTCLGENPYIRMTKEKYGKECKICARPFTVFRWCPGTRMRFKKTEVCQTCSKMKNVCQTCLLDLEYGLPIQVRDTGLSVKDDIPRSDVNKEYYTQNMEREIANSDGTRPVGQVGKAASSSDMLLKLARTTPYYKRNRPHICSFWVKGECKRGEECPYRHEKPTDPDDPLADQNIKDRYYGINDPVADKLLKRASTMPRLDPPDDKSITTLYIGGLGDTVTDGDLKSHFYQFGEIRTITIVQRQQCAFIQFATRQAAEMAAEKSFNKLIINGRRLTVKWGRSQAARGKDGLKDGVSEMGTRLDPVPGLPGALPPPPALDEEAPANYFNLDPSSSPAVMNIGLPPPPGINPPPPGFGPPMFHPMGPMAPPMPPPMSMRPPGQIHYPSQDPQRMGAHAAHGARHGD from the exons ATGGCGACCTCCCTGGGCTCCAACACCTACAACAGACAGAACTGGGAAGACGCG gactttccAATTCTGTGTCAAACATGTTTAGGAGAAAATCCCTACATCCGCATG ACCAAGGAGAAGTATGGGAAAGAATGCAAG ATTTGTGCTCGACCATTTACGGTGTTTCGATGGTGTCCGGGCACACGGATGCGTTTCAAGAAGACAGAAGTCTGTCAAACCTgcagtaaaatgaaaaatgtgtgcCAGACATGTCTGCTGGACCTGGAGTATG GTTTACCCATCCAGGTTCGAGACACGGGACTGTCTGTTAAAGACGATATTCCCAGGTCAGATGTGAATAAAGAGTACTACACACAGAACATGGAGAGAGAG ATAGCTAACTCTGATGGCACTCGGCCGGTGGGCCAGGTCGGTAAAGCCGCCAGCTCCAGCGATATGCTGCTCAAACTGGCCCGGACCACGCCGTATTACAAAAGGAACCGGCCACACATCTGCTCCTTCTGGGTGAAGGGAGAGTGCAAAAGAGGGGAGGAGTGTCCCTACAG GCATGAGAAGCCCACAGATCCCGATGATCCTCTCGCTGACCAAAACATCAAGGATCGTTACTATGGCATCAACGACCCGGTGGCTGACAAGCTGTTGAAGAGGGCCTCCACCATGCCTCGGCTGGACCCACCGGACGACAAGTCCATCACCACGCTCTACATCGGGGGTCTGGGAGACACAGTTACAGATGGAGATCTCAA gagcCACTTCTACCAGTTTGGGGAAATCCGCACCATTACCATCGTTCAGCGGCAGCAGTGCGCGTTTATCCAGTTTGCCACGCGGCAGGCAGCAGAAATGGCTGCTGAGAAGTCCTTCAACAAACTGATCATTAATGGACGGAGGCTCACGGTGAAGTGGGGAAG atCTCAGGCTGCAAGAGGAAAAGACGGACTCAAGGACGGAGTCAGTGAGATGGGCACCAGACTTGATCCTGTACCTGGACTCCCAGGAG ctctgcctccacctcctgcgCTAGATGAAGAGGCTCCCGCAAACTACTTCAACCTCGACCCGAGCTCTTCCCCTGCTGTCATGAACATCGGCTTGCCTCCACCCCCAGGCATCAACCCACCTCCTCCAG gttttGGCCCTCCAATGTTTCACCCCATGGGTCCTATGGCCCCACCTATGCCCCCTCCCATGAGCATGAGACCTCCAGGTCAAATCCACTACCCCTCCCAGGATCCTCAGCGTATGGGGGCCCACGCAGCACACGGCGCACGTCACGGGGATTAA